One Cololabis saira isolate AMF1-May2022 chromosome 18, fColSai1.1, whole genome shotgun sequence genomic region harbors:
- the frk gene encoding tyrosine-protein kinase SRK2 produces MEMRQRLSACWERFTGCFHKSSPGKRADIVIVNPGTGDGDRSSPSPAPAPAPALARPLPSPPPGGDLYVALYDYSARTEQDLSFSAGDRLQALDCSAGDWWFARGVTGVSAQQQGYIPANYVAPVESIDAEPWYFADTKRVDAEKMLMADGNLHGAFLIRQRESEKGQLSLSVLDDGIVKHYRLRKTDNGQYFVTRQQSFLTLKELVEYYSKQAAGLCVRLGEPCKKTLQMEAPQTYGLSYNTVDHWEIDRKSIKLLKKLGAGQFGEVFEGLWNDTTPVAVKTLKAGTMASDDFLREAQIMKRLRHGKLIQLYAVCTLQEPIYIITELMKNGSLLGYLQKDKGATLSLSDQIEMAAQVASGMAYLELQNYIHRDLAARNVLVGENNICKVADFGLARVFMKENEDVYEAKEGTKFPVKWTAPEAMHENRFSIKSDVWSFGVLLYEIVTFGQMPYPDLTNMQVAQKITQGYRMSCPANCPKILYAVMEDCWRENEKDRPTFETLQWKLEEFFDMDVSSYDDAARY; encoded by the exons ATGGAGATGCGACAGCGGCTTTCCGCGTGCTGGGAGCGCTTTACCGGCTGTTTCCACAAGTCCTCCCCCGGGAAGCGGGCGGACATAGTGATAGTGAACCCGGGGACCGGGGACGGGGACCGGTCCTCCCCCAGCCCGGCCCCCGCTCCAGCCCCGGCCCTGGCCAGACCCCTGCCCTCGCCCCCCCCCGGGGGGGACCTGTACGTGGCCCTATATGACTACTCGGCCCGCACCGAGCAGGACCTGAGCTTCTCCGCCGGGGACCGGCTGCAGGCGCTGGACTGCAGCGCCGGGGACTGGTGGTTCGCCCGGGGGGTGACCGGGGTGTCGGCCCAGCAGCAGGGATACATCCCCGCCAACTACGTGGCGCCCGTGGAGAGCATCGACGCAGAACC GTGGTATTTCGCAGACACAAAGAGGGTGGATGCTGAGAAGATGCTGATGGCCGACGGGAACCTGCATGGAGCCTTCCTCATCAGACAACGGGAGAGTGAGAAGGGACAGCTCTCCCTTTCAG TGCTGGATGATGGAATAGTGAAGCATTACAGGCTGAGAAAGACTGATAATGGTCAGTACTTCGTGACCAGGCAGCAGTCGTTTTTAACCCTGAAGGAGTTGGTGGAATACTACTCCAAACAGGCTGCCGGCCTCTGCGTGCGTCTGGGTGAACCGTGCAAGAAG ACGCTGCAGATGGAAGCCCCccagacctacggcctgtcctaCAACACCGTGGACCACTGGGAGATTGACCGCAAGTCCATCAAGCTGCTGAAGAAGCTGGGAGCCGGGCAGTTTGGAGAAGTGTTCGAGGGCCTCTGGAACGACACCACGCCCGTAGCAGTGAAGACCCTCAAAGCCG GTACGATGGCCTCGGACGACTTCCTGAGAGAGGCTCAGATCATGAAGAGGCTGCGGCACGGGAAGCTGATCCAGCTGTACGCCGTCTGCACGCTGCAGGAGCCCATCTACATCATCACGGAGCTGATGAAGAACGGCAGCCTGCTGGGCTATCTCCAGA AGGACAAGGGCGCCACGTTGAGTCTCTCAGACCAGATAGAGATGGCGGCCCAGGTGGCCTCAGGCATGGCTTATCTGGAGCTGCAGAACTACATCCACAGAGATCTGGCGGCCAGGAACGTGCTGGTGGGGGAAAACAACATCTGCAAGGTGGCCGACTTCGGCCTGGCCAGGGTTTTCATG aaaGAAAACGAAGACGTGTATGAGGCTAAAGAAGGAACTAAATTCCCTGTTAAGTGGACGGCTCCTGAAGCCATGCACGAGAACCGCTTCAGCATCAAATCTGACGTCTGGTCCTTCGGGGTCTTGCTGTACGAGATCGTGACGTTCGGCCAGATGCCTTACCCAG ACCTGACGAACATGCAGGTGGCCCAGAAGATCACGCAGGGCTACCGGATGTCGTGTCCCGCCAACTGCCCCAAAATCCTCTACGCTGTCATGGAAGACTGTTGGAGAGAAAACGAGAAGGACCGGCCCACGTTTGAAACGCTCCAATGGAAGCTGGAGGAGTTCTTCGACATGGACGTAAGCTCCTACGATGACGCCGCGCGCTACTAG